In Streptomyces sannanensis, the DNA window CTCAGCGTGAACCGCTGGGAGCCGGCCAACTGCCTGCGCGCCCTCGACACCGGACTCGTCGACGTCGTCCAGGTCATCTACAACATCTTCGACCAGGCCCCCGAGGACGAGCTCTTCGAACGGGCCCAGCGCGACGGTATCGGGATCATCGCCCGTGTCCCCTTCGACGAGGGCGGACTCACCGGGACGCTCACCCGCGACACGGTCTTCCCCGAGGAGGACTGGCGTTCCGTCTACTTCGGCCCCGAGAACCTGGGCCCCACGGTCGACCGGGCCGAGCGGCTGAAGAAGGCGCTGCCCGACGGCATGGAACTGCCCGAGCTCGCCCTCCGGTTCATCCTGCATCACCCCGCCGTGAGCACCGTCATCCCCGGCATGCGCAAGCCCGCTCACGTCCGCGCCAACCTGGGCGTATCCGGGAAGCCGCCGCTCGCCCCCGAGCTCCTGGACGAGCTGCGCGGCCACCGTTGGGACCGGCAGCCGACGGAGTGGTCGATGTGAGCGTCATCGCGATGTGGGCACACCCCCGAGCGGTCTCCACCGCGTTCCTGCGCATGATGATCGAGCGTGGGGACGTCACCGTCGTGCACGAGCCCCTGGTCCTGCTCACGGACCACGGCCGGATGGAACTCCCCGGCACCGACGGCGGAACGACGACCGTGCTTACGACCGGCGATCTGCTGGACCGTCTGACGGAACTCGGCGCCCGGCGCCCGGTGTTCTTCAAGGACACGCTCGAATACCACCACCAGTATCTGTTCGACCACCCCGAGGCCATCGCCGGATTCCGGCATACCTTCATCGTCCGTGAGCCGGCCCGGACGATCGCCTCGCACCACGCGGTCAAGCCCGAACTGGCCTGCCACGAGGTCGGCTACGAGCACCAGCACGCCCTCTTCGAGCTGGCCTGGAAGACCACCGGCACACGCCCCGTGGTCATCAGCGCCGAGCGCCTGCTCAAGGACCCGGCCCCCGTGGTCGAGGCGTACTGCGCCGCCGTCGGCCTGCCCCATCTGCCGGAAGCCCTGAGCTGGCAGCCGGGCGAGCGCGTCGAATGGCAGCAGAACCGGCGCTGGCACGTCGACGCCATCGCCAGCGCGGGCTTCCGACTGCCCGAGAAGGAGTACGCGGTCACCGTCGAGAACGACGGGCGCCTGCGCGGCTACTACGAGCACCACCTTCCGTACTACGAACGGCTCATCGAGCACGCCCTCTGATTCGCTGATCCAGCCACCACAGGAGTGCCCCCACCATGACCGAGACTCCCGGCAAGCGGTTCGCCCACGCCTTCGTCGCCGACCCCGAACACGCCCAGGTCGACTTCGACTTCACCCTCAGCGACGCCTTCCAGCCCACGAACGACCGGCCGCGCCTCACCGTACGCAACCTCTTCCGCAAGCAGCGCGCCGACTCCGGCACGGTCCGGTCCTGGTTCGAGACCAGGCCGGGCGCGGACGCGGCGGGGCGGGACGGCAGGCTGCGCGAGGCCGCATTCCGGTTCTCGGTGGCCGAATACGGCGTGCGGCCGATCACGGGCTGGGTGCAGGTACCTGAAGACCTCGCCAAGGAACCGGAAGGCCTGGCCTCCTTCATCGACCGACGCCTGATGGTCCGTCTCGGCACCGCGGAGAACCTGGCGCTCACCCGTGAACTGCTGAGCCACCCCGATGTGGCGCCTCTGCCCTTCAAGGGCTCGTACACGGCGGGCGTACTCGCCGCCTTCGAGGAGATCGAGCAGACCGGCGGCACCGGTCACGCCATGATCGTGAATCCGGCGGACTACTACGGTGAGTTGGTCGGCGCGGGCAGTGTGCTCCAGGACCTCGCCCGGGAGAAGGTGATGATCTGCCGCAACCGTCACGTGGCCCCGGGGCACGCACTGGTCGGCGACTTCGCCATGGCCGCCCGGCTGCTCGAGGCGGGCCATTCGGTGATCAAGGTCGCCGAGCCGCCGGAGGGGACCTTCGACCAGCCCGGCACAGCGGTCTGCGCGGAGGTCTACGAAGGCGTCGCCGTGCAGCTGCCCACCCACTTCTTCCACGTCGTACCGGCATGAGCGATGGCGCCACGGTCTGGCTGACCGGTCTGCCGAGCGCGGGCAAGACCACGATCGCGTACGAGCTGGCGGGCCGGCTGCGTGAGGAGGGGCACCGGGTGGAGGTGCTCGACGGTGACGAGGTCCGCGAGTTCCTCTCCGCGGGCCTGGGTTTCAGCCGTGAGGACCGGCACACCAATGTGCAGCGGATCGGCTTCGTCGCCGAGCTGCTGGCGAGCAACGGCGTGAAGGCGCTGGTGCCGGTGATCGCGCCGTACGCGGACAGCCGCGAGGCCGTGCGCAAGCGCCATGACGCCGCGGGCACCACGTATGTCGAGGTGCACGTCGCGACACCGGTGGAGGTGTGCTCGGTGCGTGATGTGAAGGGCCTGTACGCCAAGCAGGCCTCAGGCGAGATCAGCGGGCTGACCGGCGTCGACGACCCCTACGAGGCCCCCGAGACACCCGACCTCCGGATCGAGTCGCACCGGCAGACCGTCCAGGAGTCCGCGGCCGCGCTGCACGCGCTGCTCACCGAGAAGGGACTGGCCTGATGACGACCGCCCCTGTCACCGAGACCACCGACAACGCTCCCCCAGCCTCCGGCCGGGGGTACCCCCAGCTGTCGCATCTGGACGTTCTGGAATCCGAGGCGGTGCACATCTTCCGTGAGGTGGCGGGTGAGTTCGAGCGGCCGGTGATCCTGTTCTCCGGCGGCAAGGACTCCATCGTCATGCTGCACCTGGCGCTGAAGGCGTTCGCCCCGGCGCCGGTACCGTTCTCGCTGCTGCACGTGGACACCGGGCACAACTTCCCCGAGGTCATCGACTACCGCGACCGAACGGTCGCGGCGCACGGGCTGCGGCTGCATGTCGCCTCGGTGCAGGAGTACATCGACAACGGCCGGCTGCGTGAACGCCCCGACGGCACCCGCAACCCGCTGCAGACCGTGCCGCTGACCGAGAAGATCGCCGCCGAGCGGTTCGACGCGGTCTTCGGCGGGGGCCGCCGCGACGAGGAGAAGGCCCGCGCCAAGGAGCGGGTGTTCTCGCTGCGCGACGAGTTCTCCCAGTGGGACCCGCGCCGCCAGCGCCCCGAGCTGTGGCAGCTCTACAACGGCCGGCACGCCCCCGGCGAGCACGTCCGGGTCTTCCCGCTGTCGAACTGGACCGAGCTGGACGTGTGGCAGTACATCGCCCGCGAGAAGATCGAACTCCCTCGGATCTACTACGCACACGAGCGTGAGGTCTTCCGGCGGGGCGGCATGTGGCTGACCGCCGGCGAGTGGGACGGCCCCAAGGAGGGCGAGACCACCGAGACCCGGCTCATCCGCTACCGCACGGTCGGCGACATGTCCTGCACCGGCGCCGTCGACTCCGACGCGGCCACGATCGAGCAGGTCATCGCCGAGATCGCCGCCTCCCGGCTCACCGAACGGGGCGCCACCCGCGCCGACGACAAGCTGTCCGAAGCCGCGATGGAAGACCGCAAGCGCGAAGGGTACTTCTAGTCATGACCACCACCACCATCGACACCAGCGCCACCTCGCTGCTGCGTTTCGCCACCGCCGGTTCCGTCGACGACGGCAAGTCCACCCTGGTCGGGCGGCTGCTGCACGATTCGAAGTCCGTCCTGGCCGACCAGCTGGAGGCCGTGGAGACGGCATCCCGCAACCGGGGCCAGCAGGCCCCGGACCTGGCACTGCTCACCGACGGACTGCGCGCCGAACGGGAACAGGGCATCACCATCGATGTCGCCTACCGCTACTTCGCCACGCCCCGGCGCCGGTTCATCCTGGCCGACACCCCCGGGCATGTGCAGTACACCCGCAACATGGTCACCGGCGCCTCCACCGCCGAACTGACCATCATCCTGGTCGACGCCCGCAACGGCGTCGTCGAACAGACCCGCCGCCACGCCGCCGTCGCCGCCCTCCTGCGCGTCCCGCACATCGTGCTGGCCGTCAACAAGATGGACCTCGTCGACCACGCCGAGCCCGTCTTCGCGCGCATCGCCGAGGAGTTCACCGCCTACGCCACCCAACTCGGCTTGCCGGAGGTCACTGCGATCCCGATCTCCGCGCTGAACGGCGACAACGTGGTGGAGCCCTC includes these proteins:
- a CDS encoding aldo/keto reductase; this translates as MHYRTMGRLGWQVSEIGYGMWGIGGGPGGFTGWDYDVAPDCLDLAVDQGCTFFDTAWVYGRGVSEQMLGALLRRHSGRRLYTATKVPPLNREWPPRPDDTLDDVFPAHHIREYVHRSLENLGTDRIDLLQFHVWEDRWSGDERWQQVIADLKAEGVIEGFGLSVNRWEPANCLRALDTGLVDVVQVIYNIFDQAPEDELFERAQRDGIGIIARVPFDEGGLTGTLTRDTVFPEEDWRSVYFGPENLGPTVDRAERLKKALPDGMELPELALRFILHHPAVSTVIPGMRKPAHVRANLGVSGKPPLAPELLDELRGHRWDRQPTEWSM
- a CDS encoding sulfotransferase family protein produces the protein MSVIAMWAHPRAVSTAFLRMMIERGDVTVVHEPLVLLTDHGRMELPGTDGGTTTVLTTGDLLDRLTELGARRPVFFKDTLEYHHQYLFDHPEAIAGFRHTFIVREPARTIASHHAVKPELACHEVGYEHQHALFELAWKTTGTRPVVISAERLLKDPAPVVEAYCAAVGLPHLPEALSWQPGERVEWQQNRRWHVDAIASAGFRLPEKEYAVTVENDGRLRGYYEHHLPYYERLIEHAL
- a CDS encoding family 3 encapsulin nanocompartment shell protein, translating into MTETPGKRFAHAFVADPEHAQVDFDFTLSDAFQPTNDRPRLTVRNLFRKQRADSGTVRSWFETRPGADAAGRDGRLREAAFRFSVAEYGVRPITGWVQVPEDLAKEPEGLASFIDRRLMVRLGTAENLALTRELLSHPDVAPLPFKGSYTAGVLAAFEEIEQTGGTGHAMIVNPADYYGELVGAGSVLQDLAREKVMICRNRHVAPGHALVGDFAMAARLLEAGHSVIKVAEPPEGTFDQPGTAVCAEVYEGVAVQLPTHFFHVVPA
- the cysC gene encoding adenylyl-sulfate kinase, which produces MSDGATVWLTGLPSAGKTTIAYELAGRLREEGHRVEVLDGDEVREFLSAGLGFSREDRHTNVQRIGFVAELLASNGVKALVPVIAPYADSREAVRKRHDAAGTTYVEVHVATPVEVCSVRDVKGLYAKQASGEISGLTGVDDPYEAPETPDLRIESHRQTVQESAAALHALLTEKGLA
- the cysD gene encoding sulfate adenylyltransferase subunit CysD, which translates into the protein MTTAPVTETTDNAPPASGRGYPQLSHLDVLESEAVHIFREVAGEFERPVILFSGGKDSIVMLHLALKAFAPAPVPFSLLHVDTGHNFPEVIDYRDRTVAAHGLRLHVASVQEYIDNGRLRERPDGTRNPLQTVPLTEKIAAERFDAVFGGGRRDEEKARAKERVFSLRDEFSQWDPRRQRPELWQLYNGRHAPGEHVRVFPLSNWTELDVWQYIAREKIELPRIYYAHEREVFRRGGMWLTAGEWDGPKEGETTETRLIRYRTVGDMSCTGAVDSDAATIEQVIAEIAASRLTERGATRADDKLSEAAMEDRKREGYF